A single Metarhizium brunneum chromosome 5, complete sequence DNA region contains:
- the soxC gene encoding Dibenzothiophene desulfurization enzyme C: MSAQLTSNAAARIATDPTVYDEYRSTWAEQPKNDGEWIQRAKDVAVVLAADAVQRDRENKSPRAEIALLKHSGLLKVLGSQRYGGGEQPWSVGNQVIREVARGDGSIGMLLGYHLLWSTIARVVGSPAQAERFEELIIANNYFVGGAVNPRDNDLTITRDGDELVFEGFKFFNTGGVVSDLTVLEGSYEGTSDHIFTVVKTDQPAIVFSHDWDNIGLRLTESGSVRINKVRVPWSDALGWDPVAKRPNASDLGVPFATLLLPTIQLVFSNLYLGIAWGALDTATAYTKKSTRAWPFGGDVKENASDEFYILSTYGNFLAHLRAATALADRAGHELTRVYGKASNLSDKNVVSAEDRGEVAEWVASIKVVATDVGLRVTSGVFEATGAKATASKVGLDRFWRDIRTHTLHDPVAYKNRELGRYHLVGEHPTPTWYT; encoded by the exons ATGTCGGCCCAGCTTACatccaacgccgccgccaggaTCGCAACAGACCCTACCGTCTATGATGAGTATCGCTCGACGTGGGCAGAGCAACCAAAAAACGACGGTGAATGGATCCAAAGAGCCAAGGACGTCGCAGTTGTACTGGCAGCAGACGCCGTGCAACGCGACCGTGAGAACAAGTCGCCACGCGCAGAGATTGCTTTATTAAAACACTCCGGCCTTCTCAAGGTCTTGGGGTCGCAGCGATATGGTGGCGGAGAGCAGCCTTGGTCCGTTGGAAACCAGGTTATCCGCGAGGTAGCCCGCGGAGATGG ATCTATTGGAATGCTCCTGGGCTACCATCTACTGTGGTCGACAATTGCTCGAGTTGTCGGGTCGCCAGCTCAGGCTGAACGGTTTGAAGAGCTCATCATTGCCAACAATTACTTCGTGGGAGGCGCCGTCAACCCGCGTGACAATGACCTCACCATCACGAGGGATGGCGACGAGCTTGTTTTCGAGGGCTTCAAGTTTTTCAACACGGGCGGCGTCGTGTCCGACTTGACTGTCCTTGAGGGATCTTATGAAGGCACTTCTGACCACATCTTTACGGTTGTCAAGACAGACCAGCCTGCTATTGTGTTTTCTCACGATTGGGATAATATCGGGCTGCGACTAACAGAATCCGGAAGTGTCAGGATTAACAAGGTCAGGGTGCCCTGGTCCGACGCTCTGGGGTGGGATCCCGTGGCGAAGAGGCCGAACGCTTCTGATCTCGGCGTACCGTTTGCGACTCTGCTTCTACCGAC TATTCAGCTTGTTTTCAGCAACCTCTACCTTGGAATCGCTTGGGGAGCCCTGGATACCGCCACGGCTTACACAAAAAAGTCTACCAGAGCCTGGCCCTTTGGCGGTGAT GTCAAGGAAAATGCATCAGACGAATTTTACATATTGTCAACTTACGGCAACTTTCTCGCACATTTACGGGCGGCAACCGCTCTTGCTGACCGTGCTGGACATGAGCTTACAAGAGTGTACGGCAAAGCCAGCAACCTGAGCGACAAGAATGTCGTCTCAGCCGAAGACCGGGGTGAAGTAGCCGAATGGGTTGCCAGCATCAAGGTGGTTGCAACCGACGTTGGCTTGCGAGTTACGTCGGGCGTCTTTGAGGCGACGGGTGCCAAAGCAACCGCAAGCAAAGTCGGTTTGGACCGGTTTTGGAGGGATATCAGAACACATACACTTCATGACCCGGTGGCATATAAGAACAGGGAGCTTGGCCGTTACCATCTTGTAGGTGAACACCCGACTCCTACTTGGTATACTTGA